Below is a window of Pseudomonas monteilii DNA.
CCCTCGACCTCGATCTCGAAGCTGCCGCTGCGGGCGAAGGCGAGCAGGATGATGGCGTCGACGCGCTGCTGGTCTTCGGCAGGCAAACGGTTGTAGATCGCGGGCAGTACATCGGCGCCGAACGAATAACCGGTCAGTACGAAGCGCTTGGTGCCCCACTTGTGGCGGTAGTGCTGCATCAGCTCCACCAGGTCGGTGGCGCTCTGCTCGGGCGTCTTGTGCTGCCAGTAGTAGCGCAGGGTGTCGATGCCCACCACCGGATAGCCGAGCTTGGCCATCTCCCCGGCGACGTCGCGGTCCAGGTCGCGCCAGCCGCCGTCACCGGAGAGGAACAGCGTGACGGTGTCGCTGGCCTGGCCGGCGGGCACCTCGACCACCGGAATGCTCAAGGCGGTACCGTCCGGGCCGACCAGGGCCTGGGTCAGCTGGTTCTTAAGCACCTGTGGCAAGTGGATGTCATAGTCGCTGATGCTGGTGTCGGCATTGGGCTGGTTGCGCACGAACGCTGCACTGGCGTCGTCCGGGTTGTCGTTCCAGGCCACGCTCCAGTGGCCGTGGGCGGCCGAGGCGGGCAGGGCCTGCGAGCAGCCTGGCTGTTCGGTCTTGAAGTCCACGGAGATCGCATGGGCCTGGTCGTCGTTCTGGCTGGCCAGCCAGCGCCAGGCCTCGCTGGCCCCCGCGCCGATACCGGCGACCAGGGACGGCGGGCTGGACAACGCGCCGAGGGCCTCGGTCATGGCCGTGTGCTGGGCCGTGCAGTCCGTATCCTGCAGCACCACCTGGACCAGTTGCGCATCGGCCGCCTGGCTCAGGTCGAGCAATTGCCGCTCGGTCAGCCCTTGGCCTGCCGGCACGCCGATGGCCACATGGGTCTTGGCATGACCAGCAGGGGTGACCTTGATCAGGTCGCCGCCCTGGCCCAGTGTGAGGTGTTCGAGCCGCGGCGCAGGCGCCGGGCGTGTCCAGAACCAGAAGCCGACCGCAGCGATGGCCACGAGCAGGAGTACGCACAGCAGAGACAGTCGAAAGCGTCGAGTCATCAGCGTTTCACCAATCCGGTCAGGCCGCCCGCGATCAGGGCGGCAGTATCAGCCAGGGCCACCAAGGGGTCGAGCCCGGCAGGAACGGCCATGTAGCGCGGTTCCCAGTCAGGCTGGAACTTGTCCTTGAAGCGGCGCAGGCCTTGGAAGTTGTACAGGTGCTCGCCACGGCGGAACACCATCGAGCCCAGGCGCTGGGTCAGCGGCGCACCCCGGCGCGGCTGCAGGCCGGACAGCGGCACCATCCCCAGACTGAAGCGCTGATAGCCCTCGGTCTTGTAGTGCAGGATCAGCCCCAGCATCATGAATTCCATGGTCAGCTTCGGCGCTTCCGGGTGTGCGCGCATCAGGTCCAGGCTGGCCAGCTCCTTGCTGTGGGTTTCCAGCAGGTTAGCGAACGCCACCGGCCGCCCCTGGAAGCGAATCAGCGCGATGCGGAAGTAGCGCAGGTACTCGGGGCTGAAGCGGCCCAGGGAGAAGCCTTTCTCGCGCACGTTCTTGTTGCCCAGCCAGGCGTCGGAAATCACCTTGAGTTCGTCCAGCGGCGCCTTGCCGGGCTCGTGGATCTCCAGGCTCAGGCCATCGCGTCCACCCCGGTTCCAGGTGTAGCGCAGGTCTTTCATTTCCTTGCCCTTGGCGTCGAGGTCGAAGGCGCACAGGTCGACCCTGGCTTCCTCGCCGAGCTTGATCGCGGTCAGGCCGATGTCCATGTAGAACGGCAGGTTCTCGGCGCGGACCTGGTAGAAGACCGGGCGCGCATGGTGCACGTCGCACAGGTCGCGGAACTGCCAGATCATCTCGGCGCGTTCCTGGGGCGGGCCGATCGGGTCGTACAGGGCCACCAGGCTGCGCCCGCGCCGGGCGTACATCAGGAAGGCATTGTCGCTGGGGTGGAACAGCAAGGCCTTGTCGCCGGTCAGGGCCAGGCCGCCATCTGGCTGGTCAGAGGCCTGCAGGATGCGATTGGCACGGTCCAGTTCCTGCTCGGGCGGCAGATGGATCATCGGGCGTGCGGTGCGCAGCAGCCAGGTCAAGGTGACGAACACCAGCAGCACGGCGCTGCCCAGGGCCGCGCGCAAGGCCCGCGGTGCATCGGCATCGAGGGTGAACTGCCACCACAGCTCGCGATCGTAGGGCACGTCTTCGAAGGCGAACAGCAGCAGCCAGATCGACGCGCCGATGACGCAGGCGCTCGCCACCAGGTAGACCGGCGAGAAGGGCAGTTCGAGCAGGCGACTGGGCCGGTAGAACGAACGCCGGAACAGCGCCAGCAGGGCCGCCGTGACGGTCAGGATGCTGGCTTCCTCCCAGTCGAAGCCTTTGAGCAACGAGAGTACGGCGCCCAACAACAGCAGCACCGTGGTCAGCAACCAGGCAGCCGACAGGCGTCGACGCAGCCCCTGGGCCAGCAGCAGGCACAGCACGCCGACCAGGCTGGCGCCAAAGTGCGAGGCATCGATCAGCCGATGGGGGATCAGAAAGCCCATGTGTTCCAGGCGGGTGTCGATCTCCGGCGTGGCGCCCGAGAAGAGCAGCACCACGCCCGACAGGAACACCAGGATCGCCAGGACCGGTGCGGCCAACCCCGAGGCGGCCTTGAGGGCTTGCTGGGCGAACAGCAGGCGACGTGCCTCGCTGGCCAGCAGCACGGCGCAGGCGACCAGCAGGGGCAGCACCACGTAGATCAGCCGGTACAGCAGCAGGGCGGCGGCCAGCGGCGCGGCACCGAGCTGGTTGGCGAAGGCCGCGAGCAGGATGGCCTCGAACACGCCGACGCCGCCGGGCACGTGGCTGAGCACGCCGGCTGCCAGCGCCAGCAGGTACACCAGCACGAAGGCACCGAAGGGCGGCGCTTCGGGCAGCAGCAGGTAGAGCACGGTGGCTGCCGCCAATACGTCCAGGGCGGTGATCAACAGCTGCAGGGCGGCCAGACGTGGCGCGGGCAGGCGCAAGGTGTGACGGCGGACCTGCACCAGCAGGTTGTCGGCCAGGGGCTGTTCCGGCAGGCGACGACGGTACAGGCCGATGGCCAGGGCCGCGCACAGTACCAGGGTGGCCGTGGCAAGGGTGGCCAGCACGCCGATCGGCAGACGCAGGGCCGTCGAGGCCGCAGGCAAGTCGCTCAGCAACGCCACGGCCGCCAGGGGCGGCAGTGCACAGCCGAGCGACAGGCTGGCGAACACGGTCATTCGTGCCACTTCGCCTGCGCCCAGTCCATGGCGGGCGTACAGGCGGTAGCGAACCGAGCCGCCTGACAGCATCGACAGCCCTACGGCGTTACCGACGGCGAAGGCACAGAAGCCACCCATCACCAAAGTACTGCCCGGCAATTTGGCGTTGGCGTAGCGGCTGGCCGACCATTCGTAGCCGAGCAGGATCACGAAGCCCGTGGCCGTCGCCAGCAGGGCGCCCGACAAGGAGGAGGCGGGGACCTCGGTGACGGCGTCGCGCAGGGCATTGAGGTCCAGTTCGCTGAGCAGGTGCCAGCAGGCCAGCAGGGCGATCGCGAACAGGACCAGGGTCAGGCCCAGGCCGATCGGTTGCCGGTAACGGCTGAGCCGTTCCAGCCATGGCAGGCGTTGGGCGGCGGCAGGCAATGCGGCCGTGACCGGTGAAGAGGTGTCAGGTGCCGGCGTGTTCATGTCATACCCCACGCGGCACGGTGGAGGCAAAAGCGGAATGCGGCCAAGTGAAAATCCCTTTGGAAAACGTGTCCTGATAGTACTCTGTGGCAGAGGGGTTGGATTGGT
It encodes the following:
- a CDS encoding virulence factor family protein, with protein sequence MTRRFRLSLLCVLLLVAIAAVGFWFWTRPAPAPRLEHLTLGQGGDLIKVTPAGHAKTHVAIGVPAGQGLTERQLLDLSQAADAQLVQVVLQDTDCTAQHTAMTEALGALSSPPSLVAGIGAGASEAWRWLASQNDDQAHAISVDFKTEQPGCSQALPASAAHGHWSVAWNDNPDDASAAFVRNQPNADTSISDYDIHLPQVLKNQLTQALVGPDGTALSIPVVEVPAGQASDTVTLFLSGDGGWRDLDRDVAGEMAKLGYPVVGIDTLRYYWQHKTPEQSATDLVELMQHYRHKWGTKRFVLTGYSFGADVLPAIYNRLPAEDQQRVDAIILLAFARSGSFEIEVEGWLGKEGQEAPTGPDMARLPANKVVCIYGEEEAAESGCTDSTAVGERVKLPGGHHFDENYPALAKRLIGEIDARQDKAGTTKQP